The Chelonia mydas isolate rCheMyd1 chromosome 1, rCheMyd1.pri.v2, whole genome shotgun sequence nucleotide sequence cattccaaactagtcacattgaaagaaggtgctattgggctgttaggaatacaatcctgtcctgaatacaatcctgtcctgataattcctatcaccttccagagaaagggaagtgcctagaaatgtaaaaggaaacagcatcctgtctggcaagaactcacttatcaatagctgggatgtgaaatcctcacttctgtattgttttgtcattagagttcccactttgctattgtttgtctgtataatctctctctggttctgtgattgttcctgtctgctgtataattaattttgttgggtgtaaactaattaaggtggtgggatataattggttacataatcatgttacaatatgttaggattggttagttaaagttcaggaaaatgattggttaaggtatagataagcagaactcaagttttactatataatctgtagtcaatgaggaagtgagtgggcgtgggtgggagggggtgggtgtgggtgtgggtgggtgcatgcatgtgtgtgggggagatgggaacagggaatgggggtaaggaaattggaatcatgtattgctaaagggggaaatgggaacagggaatgggagtaaggaaattggaatcatgtttggctaagggcaggaatggaaacagggacacaggtgtaaggctctgtggtgtcagagctgggaaggaggatactaaggaaggaaactggaatcatgcttgctggaagttcaccccaataaacatcgaattgtttgcacctttggacttcgggtattgttgctctctattcatgcgagaaggaccagggaagtgagcgggtgaaggaataagcccctaacacaTAGAGCACCATAAAATATGGAATAGGCATTAGTAGGGTCAGTTTTTCATAATTTATTTCTCTGAATAATGAACTTgttatttttcagtgtgtgaacACCGGACAATCTGCTTCACTCATGACAAGAGCCTCTGGTAGTGCATTTAGTGTCTCATATTAACactgtctctccatccaggcatttgcACTGCGACCATCACCCTAGACCCTGggcacatacaggaagtcagaggaACGTACAGTACCTGCAGGAGACACTgttctgcctcagagttggacaccgTCTCCCTtgctccatgtcagattccaacacaaccgacttcaccagcccctccaccttcatcctgctgggtattcctggcctggaggcagcccatgtctggatctccatccccttctgtgcGATCTATGCTATAGCCATCTTGGGGAATgtcaccatcctgttcattgtgAAGAGGGAGCCGAggctccatgggcccatgtactatttcctctgcatgctggctgtcagtGACCTGGTTGTGTCTACGTCCATCCTGCCCAAAATGCTGGctatcttctggttcaattctagggagatcaatttcagtgcctgcctcactcagatgtacttcattcactgcttctcagCGATGGAGTCTGGGATCTTCGTGGCCATGGCCCTGGATCGCTatgtggccatctgccatcccctgagacattccaccatcctgacaaacccCGTGGTGGTCAAGATCGGCCTGGTTGTGCTGCTACGCGGTGGCATGCTCGCACTACCTTATCCCTTCCTAGCAAGAAGGTGGCCATATTGTACAACCAACTTTATCCCCCAATTATATTGCGAGCACATAgccgtggtgaagctggcctgtgccGACATCCGCATCAGTATTTACTACGGCCTCTTTGTGGCACTCTGTTTGATTGGACTGGATGTGTCTTTTATCGCCATGTCCTACACCCAGATCCTCAgcgccatcttcagcctccccacaaaggatgcccGGCTCAAGACATTTGAGACCTGcggctcccacctctgtgtcatCTTAGCCTTTTACTTCCCAGGTCTCTTCTCCGTTCTCACACACAGATTTGGCCACAATGTGCCTCTGTATTTCCACGTTCTTATGGCCAACATGTACCTCTTGCtgccccccatgctaaaccccatTATCTATGGAGTGAGGACCAAAGAGATCCGGGGCAGGCTGCTCCAGCTCTTTATTCATAAAGGGACCTAAAAGTTTTCTCCTTGTGCTCTGGTTCTCAGTCTGAGCTCCCTGGACAGCTGGCTGGTGATGtggtgctgggccctcttccTGAGCTGCAAGGGAGACATTTCAGACTTTCTTAGGGTGGGTCAACTGTGACCATGATTTCAGGGGCTTCTTGGGCTCTTGAAATCTCTTGGgttttggcagataacttagcaatgAGCTGACAGGAGCTCTGCATCTAATTCCtatagagaagaaagaaagagaaataagtatcagacccactcagctctaatactaacaagttctgacatcttgtggcaagtcacttaaagggcactggttaggtttaaaatttgaatgtatattcttactttgttactaactctacAGAGAGAGAGTccccatcaggactcctgggttctatctctgttctaggaggagagtggggtctagtaggtTATGGCAGGTGACATATACATCTGGGGTCtgtataagaacatcagaatggccatactgggtcagaccaatggtccatctagtcctgtagcctgtcttccaacaatggccagtgccaagtgtttcagagggaatgaacagaacagggaatcatcaagtgattcatgccctgtcacccactcccagcttctggcaaacagcggctagggacaccgtcTCTCCCCATCCTGGCTCTTAGCTATTGgtggacgtatcctccatgaactgatctggTTCTTATTGGGCCCATGTTatagttttagccttcacaacatcccatagcaaaaagttccacaggttgactgtgaagaaatactttctttgttttaaatctgcttcctattaatttcattgtgtgacccctagatatatattttgtgaaggagtaaataacatttccttattccaTTTTtcaacaccagtcatgattttttagaccTATACATATCGCCCCTTAGTCGTctgttttcaaagctgaaaagtcccagtcttatgttgcccatctctgtaccttttccaactccactaaatcttctttgagatggggtgaccaaatctgcaggcagtattcaataCGTTGGCATTCTGCggttttatatagaggcaatattatattttctgtcttattatctatcgtGATTTCCAATattctgttaccttttttgactgctgttgcacatggagtggatgtttttggagaactgtccacaatgactcctagatctctttcttgatgggtaaTACTAATTTTGACTCTAtaattttgtatgaatagttgggattatatattgctatgtgcattactttgcatttatcaacactgaatttcatttgccattgtaaaaagaaaaggagtacttgtggcaccttagagactaaccagtttatttgagcatgagctttcgtgagctacagcatccgatgaagtgagctgtagctcacgaaagctcatgctcaaataaactggttagtctctaaggtgccacaagtactccttttctttttacgaatacagactaacacggctgttactctgaaatttgccattgtgttgtccagtcacccagttttgtgagatccctttgaacAATTctcaatctgctttggacttaactatcttgaataattttgtatcatttgcaaatttttccaccttactgtttacttctttttccagatcagttatgactatgttgaatagaactggtcccagtatagacccctggggaacaccaatCTTTTCCTATCTCCATTCTTGCCATTTAttcaaccctttgtttcctatcttttaactggatgCAGTCGGTTTCTCCAGTGCCATGTGCAAGGGTAAAGTACTTCCCCTGCTCCAAATCACCACTCTACCATTTATGCATTGAAAGATCCAAGGATGCCCTGGTCTGTGGATTGGACCTGCATTCCCTGTTCTGAGTGGAAAACATTgaatttgactgtattaaaacattttgtttgcatgggGCCAGCTCAACAAATGCTCCAGATCAATCGgtatgcctgccctggcctcctCATTGTAACCATTCTGCCAATCTTTGGGTCGTCGCACattttatctgcagtgattttctattttcttccagatcattgattaaaatattgaatagcatctGGCCCAgagctgatccctgcagaaccccactagaaactgCCCCATTCACTGACAATCTGACAATGTCCCATTGACATTCCTTTCTGAgctctgtcagttagccagtttttagtcCATTTTACATGTGGTCTACTGTAATGATGCTACCTattaattacatacagtaatggcaaagtttttGGTtgaggcttgtagcagtgatagaataaactgcaggctcaaatcaagtctctggagtacatccacccctgggatgggtcattcagtcctttgttcagagcttcagtgtagcaagataagaagcaggattgaaggcAAGATagaggagatgcagctgccttttataatctcttgcttcctttgttccaaaaacaagctacccagcacatggcctggaaaaaccttagagttctgtccataggcatgtccctgcatgccttgctgagtcacaaggtgtatctgccttctctcaatggtcAACtgtatcgctgatggtccttaatgggccatcaagtgGGCTATGCAGTACTgatgccaaattgtctggggtgtcacccagaagcatagcacaggtTTGAACTAGAAatagtatagagccaatactgataactttaaatacaaaaatgatacatgcatacagatagcataatcataactagTAAAGCATAACCTTGCCTTAGACACCTTacgtgacctcctttgtacaagatttggtgtcattataggaccttggttgcaacaacgatctatatggtcacagttcatatGAATAACATCACATCTACTGATTTTGTATAGTGTTCATTTTTTCACCTCAGTGTTTCCCCCCAATAAATACCTCAGAGAAACCAAAGTCTATTGCATTTTCGCAGTTCCCTTGATCAACCAACTCATGTttggagaccaaagccctgaggtaagtggggacatggAATGCCGGGAGGAACCACGAGCAGGAGAGGGCGAgtggggagggctcctgcctatactaagaaagcagggcaaacagcaagttatctcaagtccctatacacaaatgcaagaagcctgggaaacaagcagggagaactggaagtcctggcacagtcaaggaattatgatttgactggaataacagagacttcgTGGGATAACTACaagactggagtactgtcatggatggaaataaactgttcaggaaggacaggcagggcagaaaaggtgggggagtttcattgtatgtaagagagaagTGTGACTACTCAGAGCTCCGGTATAaaattgcagaaaaacctgagagtctctggattaagtttagaagtgtgagcaacaagggtattgtcatggtgggagtctgctacagaccactgGAACAGAGGGGATgtggtggacgaggctttcttccagcaactaacggaagttactagattgcagggcctggttctcatgggagacttcaatcaccctaatatctgctgggagagcagtacagcggtgcacagagaatccaagaagtttttggaaagtgtaggggacaatttcctggtgcaattgctggaggaaccaactaggggcagagctcttcttgacccgCTGCTCACAAagcaggaagaattagtaggggaagcaaaagtggatgggaacctgggaggcagtgaccatgcaatggttgagttcaggatcctgacacaaggaagaaaggagagcagcaaaatatggaccctggaattcagaaaagcagactttgactcgctcagggaactgatgggcaggatcccatgGGAGAAtatcatgagggggaaaggagtccaggagagctggctgtatttacagggacaaaccatcctgatgtgtagaaagaatagtaaatatggcaggcgaccagcttggcttaacagtgaaatccttgctgatcttaaacacaaaaaagaagcttacaagagtggaagattggacaaatgaccagggaagagtataataatattgctcaggcatgcaggagtgaaatcaggaaggccaaatcaaacttggagttgcagctagcaagagatgttaagagtaagaagaagggtttcttcaggtatgttagcaacaagaagaaagtcaacgaaagtgtgggccccttactgaatgggggaggcaaccttgtgacagaggatgtggaaaaagctaatgtacacaatgctttttttgcctctgtcttcacgaacaaggtcagctcccagactactgcactgggcagcacggcatggggagaaggtgaccagccctctatggagaaagaagtggtttgggattatttagaaaagctggacgagcacaagtccatggggctggatgtgctgcatcagagggtgctaaaggagtcggcggatgtgattgtagagccattggccattatctttgaaaactcatggtgatacggggaggtcccggacgactgtaaaaaggctaatgtagtggccagctttaaaaaagggaagaaggaggatctggggaactacaggccagtcagcctcacctcagtccatggaaaaatcatggagcaggtcctcaatgaatcaattctgaagcacttagaggagaggaaagtgatcaggaacagtcagcaaggattcaccaagggcaagtcatgcctgactaatctaattgccttctacgacttgataactggttctgtggatgaggggaaagcagtgaatgtgttattccttgactttagcaaagtttttgacatggtctcccacagtattcttgatggcaaattaaagaagtatgggctggatgaatggactataaggtgggtagaaagctggctagatcatcggtcTCAAcagcagtgatcaatggctccatgtctagttggcagtcggtatcaagcggagtgccccaagggttggtcctggggccagttttgtacaatcttcattaatgatctggaggatggcgtggattacaccctcgatacgctggagagtagggataggatacagaagaacctagacaaattagaggattgggccaaaagaaatctaatgaggttcaacaaggacaagtgcagagtcctacacttaggacggaagaatccaatgcaccgctacagacaaggaacgaatggctaggcagcagtttccttgtataaaagtcctttttctacaacaaacctggatcaattagaagagctgagaggcggtggatTGCTTCATGccaccatccaagctctctggaggctttcatctg carries:
- the LOC102930690 gene encoding olfactory receptor 52R1 — its product is MSDSNTTDFTSPSTFILLGIPGLEAAHVWISIPFCAIYAIAILGNVTILFIVKREPRLHGPMYYFLCMLAVSDLVVSTSILPKMLAIFWFNSREINFSACLTQMYFIHCFSAMESGIFVAMALDRYVAICHPLRHSTILTNPVVVKIGLVVLLRGGMLALPYPFLARRWPYCTTNFIPQLYCEHIAVVKLACADIRISIYYGLFVALCLIGLDVSFIAMSYTQILSAIFSLPTKDARLKTFETCGSHLCVILAFYFPGLFSVLTHRFGHNVPLYFHVLMANMYLLLPPMLNPIIYGVRTKEIRGRLLQLFIHKGT